AACTGTATGGTATTATGCCTATGTCTCCCACAGAATATGGCATCACTCATTCTCTTATAAATCGGGACAACTTTCGACGACGCTATAACATGGATGGTATTGCAGAGGTAACTTCTATTCTAACCATGAGAATGCATTTTCCCCCCTTTTTAATCATGGTAGTTAATTATATTCTGTAATTATATGCAGGTATTGTTGGCACTTGAGAGAATTGAGCAAGATGTTGAGCTAACACACGAGGTAATTCTTCATCAATCTAAACATCTTTGACTTCAGCCATGGGTTATCTGACGCATTCATTTTGTGTATTTCAGCAAATTCTTTTACTCGAGTCGAACTTGCTCCTCACTGGACTAAACTTCTATGATCAACATAGAGACATGCGGTTGGACATTGATAACATGTCATATGAGGTTTGTTAATGTCATAAGGTGCCACAATTCAGTTTTTTAGTTACTTGCGTAGGTTATTGCCATATTTTTCGTAATGGTTTTGAGAGCATTTGTATTAGAACATATTCCGATGAATATATTCTTAATAAtgcatattaaaatttaaaagcgATGTTGAAGATTATATAACCTAGGTCTTATTGCTGCTTAATGACAGTATGTTTGATCTTCTGTTTCTAAGGgagagatttgattttttttttttaaattttattttgtgagATGTTTCACGATGGGATCATTATTATCCTTGATATTGCAAACAGTTATTTTGGAATTGCAAGGTTGTTCAGTTACTTTAGCTATTCTCacctccccctttttttttttacatataataGGAACTATTAGCTTTGGAAGAGAGGATGGGTTCTGTGAGCACAGCTCTAACAGAGGAAGCATTATCAGAGTGCCTAAAGAGAAGTTTCTTCAAATCCTTACCTTCAGATGATGTAACTGAGACTTTCAATGGGAATAAGAATAAGGACGATACCAAATGTAGCATCTGTCAGGTTTTTCTTCTTTCCCCCTCATTTGATATTTGATAATTGCATCTTTTTATGTTTCTCATGGAGTTAGTGTGTGTTCGAGTTAGAAATGTTAATATGGATTTTAGTTTGTGGTGAATCATACGTGGGCCAATACATAAGCTGCAGTTTGTGTTATTAGAGAGTCCAATTTTAATGCACTGACGATTTAAAATAACTGACGTAATGCCAAAGCTTTTTAATTCCATGACAATTTAAGTACATTATTATTGTGGCACTACATTATCTGATTTATAATTATAGTGTAAAACTTCTACATGAGTATAGTAAAATCAAATTCACATCTAGACATTATTGGATACATTATTAATGTGACAATACATTATTTGATAATAGTGTCAACTTCTCTTACACTATGAGTGTATCAAAGTTAAATTCATATCTACATATTTATAAGGATTTACCGATTTAGGTTGCATGTAGTGTTAATATAGAGAAGTTTTATGCTGACCTAACTAACTATATGTTGCTAAATTGGCATAGATGTTGATTTACTCGTTCGCCATTTTAGAAGTTTTAAAATACACACACAAGCATCTAATTAGATGAGTGTGCAAACAATGTATAGCAATATCACTCTGAGAAATGTTAGGGGACCAACActtttaacattttatttttatactattgGGATTTAGGTTTTGTGATTTAGAATTTAGTATAAGCATATCTTTGTTGGCCAAGTGTTCTTATTAGTAATGATATCTTTGCTGAATGGTTATTTATGATGTtgctatatattatatattatatattatatagggTTTACAATTGAACTCTGAGATTACACTAACAAACAACATAACTGATTTACTTGGGAATGTAGGAGGAATATGTGGTTGGAGATGAGGTGGGGAATTTGCAATGTCAACATATGTTCCATGTGGTTTGCATCCAACAATGGCTGAGGCTCAAGAACTGGTGCCCTATTTGCAAAGCATCAGTGGCAAAGTCATCAACTCCGCCGTCACCGCCGCCGTCGTCATCATCACCTTCATCCTATTGATGATTCCATGGTGTTAGGTCACACAGATGGAGGAAGACTCATTTTCTCTTTATCCGCCGTCTCTTCATTTTTTCTCACTCCCCTTTTTCTTGTCACATTTGTACAAAATACAGTTTCTCCTCTCACCTCTTTCTTATTATTGGTCATTTTGTACATAGCCAATATTTTCGCACCAATTATATTACCTACTAATAATAATACAAGCTACTGGCTTGATAATAGACATTTGAACTACTGTGGAATAGTGCCATGCAAATGTGTTCTTCCTCTTATAGGCTTATGTTCTTTTGGATATGCTAGATCACAACAACAATCTCAACATTATGTTTGTGATGAGCGATTTTAGAAGGATCAAGTTCTTCGAACAAAAGAATGAATGATAGTTTATGTACTTATCATTAATAAGTAAGGTTGTCAAACTCGACTTGTATGAGTTtacctaatttttttaaatatatatactcAAATCTAGGCTTttaaaattaacaatttcaacttcaacacataataaattaaaatagtactaCAATTATAACAAGTATTTTAGAACACACATTTAAATTCTTTACAAATATGTATCTAGTTCAACATATAACAAACAATCAAAGTTTCATATAACATAATACAAATTGAAATTctccaatatcttcatcttcACCATTTTCATCGGAAACATCATTTTCTTAAAGTTCAGGTTCGACATGACGAACAAGATCATCATCATTCACATTAATAAGGTTGTCCCTAAATCAAATAATCAACTACAAAATTTAGTCATTAATAATAGTAAGTTAAAATGTAGTTAAAAGAGGATGTGAGAAAACATCACAAGAAGGGAGCTCAAGCATAAATTCGCATGTACAAGAAGCAATagaattgaaaatgcagggggAA
The DNA window shown above is from Arachis ipaensis cultivar K30076 chromosome B08, Araip1.1, whole genome shotgun sequence and carries:
- the LOC107613094 gene encoding probable E3 ubiquitin-protein ligase RHG1A isoform X2 yields the protein MPSNNRDRPDSNVMSVRTRRPTNGDHNAPGVLHLTSLEAPLSRPVSYNRPGSSSDELYGIMPMSPTEYGITHSLINRDNFRRRYNMDGIAEVLLALERIEQDVELTHEQILLLESNLLLTGLNFYDQHRDMRLDIDNMSYEELLALEERMGSVSTALTEEALSECLKRSFFKSLPSDDVTETFNGNKNKDDTKCSICQEEYVVGDEVGNLQCQHMFHVVCIQQWLRLKNWCPICKASVAKSSTPPSPPPSSSSPSSY